From the Bacteroidota bacterium genome, the window TATCTCCGCTACGGAAGCGGTGATGAACGTGTGGGCACTGTTTCGCAGCGGCGTGACTATTTCGAGAATCTGACCGAGGCAAAGATTTCGATGTCCGATTTCCTGATCGGTTTCCGGTTGCTGCACGATGCGCCGCCCGAGTTCGGGGCCGAGTTCTCGGGTATCAAGAAACGCTATCTCGAATTCAGAAAGGACGATTTCTACATCCGCGCCGGTGATTCATACACTCTGTACGGACGGGGTCTCGCGTTGAATTTGTTCGAAAGCAGGGCGCTTGCCTATGATACAGGACTTGACGGCGTGAAGATGGAGTATTCCAATGACAAGGTAAGAGTCGGCATCACTGCGGGTGATGTCCGCTATCTCGACATTCTCGACCTGAGTCGCGTTGAAGAGTATCGCTTGCGGGCGGGGACAGTTGAGGTAAATCCTTTTCCGTATTTCGGATTCGGGTTTACTGTTGCATCAGGAAAATCGAGATTTCCGCCCCCGGCGTTCCCCGATATGTACGCGCAGTTTGACATACCCGAATACTCGGTGAAAGGCTCGTATGCAGGATTCGATTTCTATGCTTCGTACGCCGAGAAGCGAACCACCGTGTATGGCGACACGAACGGTACGCATCGGGGGACGGGGTTCTACGGGTCATTGTCGTATTCTGAAGAATCATTCGGCGTGACAGTGGAGTACAAAGACTACAGGTTCGGCATTACCGACCCGTTGAATCGGGACAATCGCAACAGGGCACACAAAGCCCTTGCGTTTCAGAATGCGCCGATCGTTCACAAGGAGCATACATTCACGCTGCTCTCCCGCTATCCTCACGTTATTGATTTCAATGACGAAGTCGGATTTCAGGTGGATGTATTCTACACAGCCCTTGAGCGGTTCACCGGTTCGTTGAATTTCTCCGCTTCAAGCAGGCATTACAGTTTTGATTCAGTCGGTGTCCGGAGTATTTTCGGTGCTCCGTTTCCCGTATTTGGTTCAATGCCGCGGAACACATCATTCCTGCCGAGCTTTGACAGGCAGTTTTCACCTTTCTGGGAAGTGTACACTGACGTTCAGTACTATTTTGATGACGGAGGAACTGATTACGTGCTGGTTGGATTGAACAGGAGGTCCGAGGATTTGGCAGAACTGTATCCTCTGCCTGGAAACCGGAAGGGGGTCATCGAATCCCGGCGGCTGACGGCAATTCCCGTTTCGGTACAGTACACCGTTGCGGATGAATGGGTGTTGAAGTTCGTCTCCGAGCGGCAATGGGTGTACGACGATGCAAACCCGTCGAAACGGAGGTTCTACAACCATTTACTCTCGCTCGGCGTTGCCCGCTCTCCCGATTTTGCCGTGACGCTTCGCTACGAATTCACAACGGACGAAAAGACGAACGACGGACGAAAGAACTGGACAGCTATTGACGCATCGTACAGATACAGCAACAATCACACACTAACACTTACTGTAGGAGGAGACCGGGGAGGGCAAATCTGTGCAAACGGAGTATGCCGTGTTGTAAACCCGTTCTTAGGAGTTCGGGCAAGTATTCTCAGTTATCTGTAGCTCGCTTTTCCATCAACCAAACAATAAGGAGGAGTTATGAAAAAACTCTCACTACTTCTGGCCGTTGTGATCCTGCTGAGCGGATTCACCGCTACCGGCGACGCAGCCGCGCGGAAGGTGTTGTTCGAGATGATCACCAGCACAACGTGCGCTCCGTGCTATCCCGCCGATGTGTTTTACTTCCAGAACTGGCTTCCGAATTATGGCGGTGCTGCAAGCGTCGTTACCCTTGCCTATCATGTCTGGTGGCCCACGCCGGGGAATGATCCGATGTATCTTGCCAATACTGCGCCTGTTCAGACGAGGATGAACTACTATGCACCCAGTGGCAACTTCGCTCCGCGTGCCTTTATCGACGGATTTATTGATGGCGGAAGCGGATACAGTTCATGGCCGGGAGCAATCGAGGGACGTTGGCTGGATTTCAGCCCCATCAACATCGTTGTGACCGGAACACGAAACGGCAACACATTGGAGATGAATGCCGCGATCACTGCCGAGCAAAACGTCAATTCTGCAAACTGGCGGGTTCATTGGGCTGTTGTGGAATCTGAGATTCCCGAACCGCAAAACTCGGGCAGCGGGTACGTTCCGTTCATCCATCATTTCGTCCACCGGAACATGTACCCCGATGCCAACGGCTCACCCATTTCCATTTCTCAGGGACAAACGGTCAACGTTCCCCGTACCATCACCCTTAACTCGAACTGGAATGCCACGCATTGCCGCGTGATCGTATTTGTTCAGGATAACGCGAACAAGAAAGTCCAGAACGTCGAGTACATGGAAGTCCCTGACATTCCGACCAGCGTCGGCAATCCGTCAAACGACATTCCCACAACATTCGCCATCTCCCAAAACTACCCCAATCCCTTCAACCCGACGACGCAGTTCGACTATGCGGTGAGCAGCCGTTCATTCATCTCGATAACAGTGTATGACCTGCTCGGCCGTGAAGTGAAATCACTTGTGTCAGACGAGAAGGCTGCCGGTGTCTATAAAGCGGAATGGGACGGGACGGATAATGCAGGCACAGTATTGCCCAGCGGCATGTATCTCTATCGCATGACGGCAGGCAATTTCTCTGAAACCAGGAAAATGATTCTCATGAAGTAACGGAAGTTGTTCCTGCCGGAACAATGAACACGATGGCAACAGGGGCCTGTGCGTGCACGGGCCCTTGCCGGCGAGGTTGAACCATTCGTGTTGTTTCTTGTCATGCTTTGGCTGTACCATTCACATCACACAAATCACACTCACAAACCACATACACTACTA encodes:
- a CDS encoding Omp28-related outer membrane protein translates to MKKLSLLLAVVILLSGFTATGDAAARKVLFEMITSTTCAPCYPADVFYFQNWLPNYGGAASVVTLAYHVWWPTPGNDPMYLANTAPVQTRMNYYAPSGNFAPRAFIDGFIDGGSGYSSWPGAIEGRWLDFSPINIVVTGTRNGNTLEMNAAITAEQNVNSANWRVHWAVVESEIPEPQNSGSGYVPFIHHFVHRNMYPDANGSPISISQGQTVNVPRTITLNSNWNATHCRVIVFVQDNANKKVQNVEYMEVPDIPTSVGNPSNDIPTTFAISQNYPNPFNPTTQFDYAVSSRSFISITVYDLLGREVKSLVSDEKAAGVYKAEWDGTDNAGTVLPSGMYLYRMTAGNFSETRKMILMK